A window of Auraticoccus monumenti contains these coding sequences:
- a CDS encoding carbohydrate ABC transporter permease produces the protein MTTTTAPAQPDSVRPGRSPRPWDARTQRPAGNRVLRGIIKHAVLLSFLAVMLYPVLWMVGASFRPGNQTFAGLSLFSDTYTVQNYVDGWSVGNLNFSRYFVNSAIITIGQILGNLFACSLTAYAFARLEFPFKRVLFGLVIATMLLPQHVTLIPKYIIFNQMGWVNTYLPLTVPHFFGVDAFFIFLMVQFIRTLPKSLDESARIDGCGHWGIFWRIIMPMSLPAIGTTAMFTFVWAWNDLLGPLLYLPGSDLWTVSLGLNAFLDQTGQSTYGTLFAMATLSLAPIVGFFIASQRLLVEGIATTGLK, from the coding sequence ATGACGACGACCACCGCGCCCGCCCAGCCGGACAGCGTCCGCCCGGGCCGGTCCCCACGCCCCTGGGACGCCCGCACCCAGCGCCCCGCCGGCAACCGGGTGCTGCGGGGCATCATCAAGCACGCCGTGCTGCTCAGCTTCCTGGCGGTGATGCTCTACCCGGTGCTGTGGATGGTCGGGGCCTCGTTCCGGCCCGGCAACCAGACCTTCGCCGGCCTGAGCCTGTTCTCCGACACCTACACGGTGCAGAACTACGTCGACGGCTGGTCGGTGGGCAACCTCAACTTCAGCCGCTACTTCGTCAACTCCGCGATCATCACGATCGGTCAGATCCTGGGCAACCTGTTCGCCTGCTCGCTGACCGCCTACGCCTTCGCCCGGCTGGAGTTCCCCTTCAAGCGGGTGCTGTTCGGCCTGGTGATCGCCACCATGCTGCTGCCCCAGCACGTCACGCTGATCCCGAAGTACATCATCTTCAACCAGATGGGCTGGGTGAACACCTACCTGCCCCTGACCGTCCCGCACTTCTTCGGCGTCGACGCCTTCTTCATCTTCCTGATGGTGCAGTTCATCCGCACCCTGCCGAAGTCGCTGGACGAGTCGGCCCGAATCGACGGCTGCGGGCACTGGGGCATCTTCTGGCGGATCATCATGCCGATGTCGCTCCCGGCGATCGGCACCACCGCGATGTTCACCTTCGTGTGGGCCTGGAACGACCTGCTGGGACCGCTGCTGTACCTGCCCGGCTCCGATCTCTGGACCGTCTCGCTGGGGCTGAACGCGTTCCTCGACCAGACCGGCCAGAGCACCTACGGGACCCTCTTCGCGATGGCCACCCTCTCCCTGGCCCCCATCGTCGGCTTCTTCATCGCCTCCCAACGCCTGCTGGTCGAGGGCATCGCCACGACCGGCCTCAAGTGA